In Crassostrea angulata isolate pt1a10 chromosome 4, ASM2561291v2, whole genome shotgun sequence, one genomic interval encodes:
- the LOC128179822 gene encoding uncharacterized protein LOC128179822 isoform X6 — MQEEMSLSKYKSNRGTTHFARIARAILGPCMDVLREVLAKEISPPDLEKKVKDYISQNRKPPISEKQKQLVYSKKYSDFDITLLYFLFRNICSISQHENKWGKDPKPTDKGVSANIERVRILRNEWYGHATDFFLSDSDFEQRWNHISQIVKDLEGNLGTSTKYQDILILLKTCFMDPESIELYIDTLLTDITNLKEGFGELQTDVTDIKEGFGELQTDVTNIKESFGEFQTDVTSLKEGFGELQTDVTNMKEGFGELQTDVTDIKESFGEFQTDVTSLKESQMEKSIFDQWEQDESCFISTNACEEVEKIIKSRNLVIVGGHSGSGKSAIIQHIALKYRKQGWTVRRVTEVKEIVNEYSSSRFQKNKTICVFNDPLGKESFDEILNNSWQRYEEEITTYLKTAKLFMSCRNYIISESRITRYLVQHSDIVDINNDQHKLSKQEKIQILNIYMSSLNLSKEECNRIVKTERYFPLLCKLYSKKKEYLGNIFKFFEEPVTVLEGEISYFKNKNKEKYLALVLLVLFNNKICIGNLLENKEYTEEFKHGLNLCGFNSMAPFEVGNNLDSLNEYLVKKVGDTYHFYHDFVMEVTTHVFGTDYPTETIKYADIGFLRRRVKLGNFDKHDDSFTIYLSDRYIEKLGERLYTELFGERVVDVVLNPCLKNEKVIEVLQKKIAGHPENHYMLLETKKLTIDKQKLDLTSKTVLMNKLEFLELENEVSPLFVLIVFCHTQLSLYCLNFLEQKHTDNSCFSAVCCNGSTELFNYVCKDHAEESFNKTWGDLCHIHIASLFHNYDLLYKLIKEGVHVNKKIDNFGGWTPLMLAAGNDIRENDNYNHRETGAERRDKTVQLLLSNGADINLCDEDGTSPLYIACQNGHDSTVQLLLSNGADINLCDEDGASPLYLACQNGHDSTVQLLLSNGADINLCNINGASPLFIACQNGHNSTVQLLLSNGADINLCLKDGASPLHIACFDGYNRTVQLLLSNGADINLCKKDGASPLYIACQNGHDSTVQLLLSNGADINLCEEDGASPLHIACENGHNRTVQLLLSNGADINLCDEDGASPLYLACQNGHDSTVQLLLSNGADINLCEEDGASPLHKACENGHNRTVQLLLSNGADINLCDEDGTSPLYIACQNGHDSTVQLLLSNGADINLCDEDGASPLYLACQNGHDSTVQLLLSNGADINLCNINGASPLFIACQNGHNSTVQLLLSNGADINLCLKDGASPLHIACFDGYNRTVQLLLSNGADINLCKKDGASPLHIACQNGHDSTVQLLLSNGADINLCEEDGASPLHIACENGHNRTVQLLLSNGADINLCDEDGASPLYLACQNGHDSTVQLLLSNGADINLCLEDGTSPLYRACENGHDSTVQLLLSNGADINLCLKDGASPLYLACQNGHDSTVQLLLSNGADINLCNINGASPLFIACQNGHNSTVQLLLSNGADINLCLKDGASPLHIACFDGYNRTVQLLLSNGADINLCLKDGASPLHIACFDGCNRTVQLLLSNGADINLCDEGGASPLYIACQNGHDSTVQLLLSNGADINLCDEDGASPLYLACQNGHDSTVQLLLSNGADINLCNINGASPLFIACQNGHNSTVQLLLSNGADINLCLKDGASPLNIACFDGYNRTVQLLLSNGADINLCKKDGASPLYIACQNGHDSTVQLLLSNGADINLRNKNGASSLLLACQNGHNSTVQLLLSNGADIYLCDKDGASPLFIACENGHNSTVQLLLSNGADINLCLEDGTSPLFIACENGHNSTVQLLLSNGADINLCLEDGTSPLSIACQNGHDSTVQLLLSNGADINLCDKDGASPLYVACRNRHNSTVQLLLSNGADINLCLEDGASPLFIACQNGHNSTVQLLLSNGADINLCDKVVASPLFKACENGHNSTVQLLLSNGADINLCLEDGTSPLYIACENGRDSTVQLLLNNGTDINLCIEDGTSPLSVACFYGHDSTVQLLLSNGADINLRNKNGATPLYIACQNGHNSTVHHLLSNGADINLCTKDRVSPLIYAFVNRHYETVNILLINGADSSLACGWEVNPALVDCYDKQDCTVVFLLQKGNISNNLYDPDSYFSLFVSCQVERVTRTQYFKNESK; from the exons ATGCAAGAGGAGAtgtctttatcaaaatataaatcgAATAGAGGGACTACACATTTTGCTCGAATTGCCCGGGCAATATTAGGTCCCTGCATGGATGTACTGCGCGAAGTTCTCGCAAAAGAGATATCTCCACCTGACTTGGAAAAGAAAGTTAAAGATTACATAAGTCAAAACAGAAAACCTCCtatcagtgaaaaacaaaaacagcttGTTTACAGCAAAAAATACTCTGACTTTGACATTACGTTACTCTATTTCCTCTTTCGTAACATTTGTTCAATTTCTCAACACGAAAACAAATGGGGGAAAGATCCAAAACCAACTGATAAAGGTGTATCAGCAAACATAGAACGAGTTCGTATTTTAAGAAACGAATGGTATGGACATGCTACGGACTTTTTTCTATCGGACTCAGATTTTGAACAAAGATGGAATCATATTTCTCAAATTGTAAAAGATCTGGAAGGTAATCTTGGGACTTCAACCAAGTACCAGGACATCctgattttgttaaaaacttgTTTTATGGACCCTGAATCGATAGAGCTCTACATAGATACATTGTTGACTGATATTACAAATCTGAAAG AGGGTTTTGGAGAGTTACAGACTGATGTTACAGACATAAAAG AGGGCTTTGGAGAGTTACAGACTGATGTAACAAACATAAAAG AGAGTTTTGGAGAGTTTCAAACTGATGTTACAAGTCTGAAAG AGGGTTTTGGAGAGTTACAGACTGATGTAACAAACATGAAAG AGGGCTTTGGAGAGTTACAGACTGATGTTACAGACATAAAAG AGAGTTTTGGAGAGTTTCAAACTGATGTTACAAGTCTGAAAG AATCACAGATGGAAAAGTCCATTTTTGACCAATGGGAGCAGGACGaatcttgttttatttcaacaaatgCTTGTGAAGAAgtagaaaaaataatcaaaagcaGGAACCTGGTTATAGTGGGTGGTCACTCAGGATCCGGAAAGTCAGCCATTATTCAACACATCGCACTCAAATACAGAAAGCAGGGCTGGACCGTAAGACGAGTAACGGAGGTAAAAGAAATTGTGAATGAATATTCTTCAAGTCGATTTCAAAAGAATAAAACCATTTGTGTTTTTAATGATCCACTGGGAAAAGAATCCTTTGATGAAATATTGAACAATTCATGGCAAAGATATGAGGAAGAAATAACAACTTACTTAAAGACAGCAAAACTTTTTATGTCATGCAGGAATTACATTATTTCTGAGAGTAGGATAACACGCTATCTCGTTCAGCATTCAGATATCGTAGATATCAATAATGACCAACATAAACTTTCcaaacaagaaaaaatccaaattttgaACATATATATGTCCAGTCTGAATTTATCAAAAGAAGAATGCAATCGTATTGTTAAAACTGAAAGGTATTTTCCGTTACTGTGTAAATTATattcgaaaaaaaaagaatatctaggaaacatattcaaatttttcgaaGAACCTGTTACAGTTTTAGAAGGAGAAATatcttatttcaaaaacaaaaacaaagaaaaatacttaGCTTTAGTTCTTCTTGTTCTTTTTAATAATAAGATTTGCATTGGTAATCTCTTAGAAAACAAAGAATACACCGAAGAGTTTAAACATGGGTTAAACCTCTGCGGATTTAATAGTATGGCACCTTTTGAAGTAGGCAACAATCTTGACTCCCTGAACGAATATTTGGTCAAGAAAGTAGGCGACACGTACCATTTTTATCATGACTTTGTAATGGAAGTTACTACGCATGTGTTTGGAACAGATTATCCCACTGAAACAATAAAATACGCCGATATTGGCTTCCTCAGAAGAAGAGTAAAATTGGGAAATTTTGACAAACACGACGACTCGTTCACTATTTATCTAAGTGACAGATACATTGAGAAACTTGGAGAAAGGCTTTATACTGAACTGTTTGGAGAACGCGTGGTAGATGTCGTACTCAACCCTTGTCtaaagaatgaaaaagtaaTCGAAGTACTGCAAAAAAAGATAGCGGGTCATCCCGAAAATCACTATATGCTACTTGAAACAAAGAAACTtacaattgataaacaaaaactTGATTTGACTTCTAAAACAGTACtaatgaataaacttgaatttcTGGAATTAGAAAATGAAGTATCGCCATTGTTTGTTTTGATTGTATTTTGTCATACACAACTTTCGCTGTATTGCTTGAATTTTCTTGAGCAAAAGCATACCGACAACAGCTGTTTTTCTGCAGTGTGTTGCAATGGTTCAACAGAATTGTTTAATTATGTTTGTAAAGACCACGCAGAAGAATCTTTTAATAAGACATGGGGAGATTTATGCCATATTCACATTGCATCCTTGTTCCACAATTATGACCTACTTTATAAGCTCATTAAGGAAGGTGTACATGTCAATAAAAAGATTGACAATTTCGGTGGTTGGACGCCCCTTATGTTAGCAGCTGGTAACGATATCCGAGAAAACGATAACTATAACCATAGGGAAACAGGTGCAGAACGAAGGGATAaaactgtacaacttttactgagtaatggagcagacattaatttatgtgacgaggacggaaccagtcctctctatatagcttgtcaaaacggacatgatagcactgtacaacttttactgagtaatggagcagacattaatttatgtgacgaggacggagccagtcctctctatttagcttgtcaaaacggacatgatagcactgtacaacttttactgagtaatggagcagacattaatttatgcaacataaacggagccagtcctctctttatagcttgtcaaaacggacataatagcactgtacaacttttactgagtaatggagcagacattaatttatgtctaaaggacggagccagtcctctccatATAGCTTGTTTTGATGGATATAAtcgcactgtacaacttttactgagtaatggagcagacataaATTTATGTAAGAaggacggagccagtcctctctatatagcttgtcaaaacggacatgatagcactgtacaacttttactgagtaatggagcagacattaatttatgtgaggaggacggagccagtcctctccatATAGCTTGTGAAAACGGACACAAtcgcactgtacaacttttactgagtaatggagcagacattaatttatgtgacgaggacggagccagtcctctctatttagcttgtcaaaacggacatgatagcactgtacaacttttactgagtaatggagcagacattaatttatgtgaggaggacggagccagtcctctccatAAAGCTTGTGAAAACGGACATAAtcgcactgtacaacttttactgagtaatggagcagacattaatttatgtgacgaggacggaaccagtcctctctatatagcttgtcaaaacggacatgatagcactgtacaacttttactgagtaatggagcagacattaatttatgtgacgaggacggagccagtcctctctatttagcttgtcaaaacggacatgatagcactgtacaacttttactgagtaatggagcagacattaatttatgcaacataaacggagccagtcctctctttatagcttgtcaaaacggacataatagcactgtacaacttttactgagtaatggagcagacattaatttatgtctaaaggacggagccagtcctctccatATAGCTTGTTTTGATGGATATAAtcgcactgtacaacttttactgagtaatggagcagacattaatttatgtaagaaggacggagccagtcctctccatatagcttgtcaaaacggacatgatagcactgtacaacttttactgagtaatggagcagacattaatttatgtgaggaggacggagccagtcctctccatATAGCTTGTGAAAACGGACACAAtcgcactgtacaacttttactgagtaatggagcagacattaatttatgtgacgaggacggagccagtcctctctatttagcttgtcaaaacggacatgatagcactgtacaacttttactgagtaatggagcagacattaatttatgtctagaggacggaaccagtcctctctatagagcttgtgaaaacggacatgatagcactgtacaacttttactgagtaatggagcagacattaatttatgtctaaaggacggagccagtcctctctatttagcttgtcaaaacggacatgatagcactgtacaacttttactgagtaatggagcagacattaatttatgcaacataaacggagccagtcctctctttatagcttgtcaaaacggacataatagcactgtacaacttttactgagtaatggagcagacattaatttatgtctaaaagacggagccagtcctctccatATAGCTTGTTTTGATGGATATAAtcgcactgtacaacttttactgagtaatggagcagacattaatttatgtctaaaggacggagccagtcctctccatATAGCTTGTTTTGATGGATGTAAtcgcactgtacaacttttactgagtaatggagcagacattaatttatgtgacgagggcggagccagtcctctctatatagcttgtcaaaacggacatgatagcactgtacaacttttactgagtaatggagcagacattaatttatgtgacgaggacggagccagtcctctctatttagcttgtcaaaacggacatgatagcactgtacaacttttactgagtaatggagcagacattaatttatgcaacataaacggagccagtcctctctttatagcttgtcaaaacggacataatagcactgtacaacttttactgagtaatggagcagacattaatttatgtctaaaggacggagccagtcctctcaaTATAGCTTGTTTTGATGGATATAAtcgcactgtacaacttttactgagtaatggagcagacattaatttatgtaagaaggacggagccagtcctctctatatagcttgtcaaaacggacatgatagcactgtacaacttttactgagtaatggagcagacattaatttgcGCAACAAAAACGGAGCCAGTTCTCTCCTtttagcttgtcaaaacggacataatagcactgtacaacttttactgagtaatggagcagacatttaTTTATGTGACAaggacggagccagtcctctctttatagcttgtgaaaacggacataatagcactgtacaacttttactgagtaatggagcagacattaatttatgtctagaggacggaaccagtcctctctttatagcttgtgaaaacggacataatagcactgtacaacttttactgagtaatggagcagacattaatttatgtctagaggacggaaccagtcctctctctatagcttgtcaaaacggacatgatagcactgtacaacttttactgagtaatggagcagacattaatttatgtgacaaggacggagccagtcctctctatgtAGCTTGTCGAAACAGACataatagcactgtacaacttttactgagtaatggagcagacattaatttatgtctagaggacggagccagtcctctctttatagcttgtcaaaacggacataatagcactgtacaacttttactgagtaatggagcagacattaatttatgtgacaAGGTCGTAGCCAGTCCTCTCTTTAAAGCTTGTGAAAACGGACataatagcactgtacaacttttactgagtaatggagcagacattaatttatgtctagaggacggaaccagtcctctctatatagcttgtgaaaacggacgtgatagcactgtacaacttttactgaataATGGcacagacattaatttatgtatagAGGACGGAACCAGTCCTCTTTCTGTAGCTTGTTTttacggacatgatagcactgtacaacttttactgagtaatggagcagacattaatttgcGCAACAAAAACGGAGCCactcctctctatatagcttgtcaaaacggacataaTAGCACTGTACATcatttactgagtaatggagcagacattaatctATGTACGAAAGACAGAGTCAGCCCTCTTATTTATGCTTTTGTGAATAGACATTACGAAACTGTTAATATTTTACTCATCAACGGTGCAGACTCTAGCCTGGCTTGTGGATGGGAAGTCAATCCCGCCTTGGTTGATTGCTATGATAAACAAGACTGCACAGTTGTATTTTTACTACAAAAAGGCAACATTTCAAATAACTTGTATGACCCGGATTCGTATTTTTCTCTGTTTGTATCATGTCAGGTAGAAAGAGTGACAAGAACACAATATTTTAAGAACGAGTCTAAATAA